Within Mercenaria mercenaria strain notata chromosome 15, MADL_Memer_1, whole genome shotgun sequence, the genomic segment TATTTAATATACAATAacttcaaaacttattaaaaacgtCTTAAACGTGTATCATTTTTAAAGTGACTGTTACATTGTTACAAAGTGTTCCgtaatttatttgtgttttaaatcCATCTTCATTTAAAATAAGTATCTAAAGTacagttttctgtatttttgtgaCGGGATTTTAAGCGAGACGAGGTATATGGCATGCCAATTGTCTAATAATTACGTGAACCAAGGTTAAAGTTCGAAACCCTTGGATGAACggtcgataaaccaggtttttcgaatactaacctatattttcgggcgaaaacataggataagcCCGTAAACAATAGCTTACGCTCCTAAACGTAGGCTCAtgcttgtaaacccaagttcacgcaAATACATAGGTtaacgttcgtaaactatggttaacGAGCGTTAACaggggttcacgagcgtaaacatagtataacgaccgtaaacataggcgAAAAACAAAACtcgtagttcaatcgagaaacctagtttatcaaacgtaaactatggtttacggtcgatatattaggatcataaaatcaactatgaatgaATTTCGAGCGTGAGCCTATgattacgagcgtgaacctacgtttaaGAACGTGAACCCAAGTTTACGACCATGAGTCTAGGTTTGACCGTGAGCCATAGCTTAAGGACGTGACATGTATAGCAATTGGCCAATAATTatgtgaacccaggttcacggacGAAAAACTAGGATTTACGATCGATAAACAAGGTTTTTCGAATGTAAAAGTGTGTTAACCTATTCtatcgagcgaaaacataagattacgtcataaaccatagttcacgcttgcaaacgtaggttcacgttcatTAACCCAAGTTATTAGTTCtgtcgagaaacctagtttatcgaacataATCAAGAGCGTAAAATAAGGATTATGCCCGTTCCCTATGTTTTCGCACGAACAATATAGGCTAGTATTCGAtgatcctagtttttcgaccaagaacgtaattattagataattggcttgccgtgaaccatagattacggacgtgaacctatgtttacgagagggaacctatgtttacggccgtgaacttgggtttacgagagcgaaccatagtttacgaacgtgtgCCTAGGTTTACCTTCAATTAtctaggtttctcgaacaaaactatgattttcagtcgttatcctatgttctcGAGCGATTAATAAGGTTCATTCGTTTGTAACttaataatgtatttgttttcattgagtaggtattaatggatcgcgataattttattttaacggtacttggtatCATCCCAAAAGGTAAAGCAGGTTATTATCCGATAAGTGGTATTAATTGATATATTGTAGTATTCTTACCTCGAATACGATGGAATTCCATAAGATATatgtagtctagtggatagtaTGACGGACctatattctttttatgtttgtatagtgtaggttcgagcccatctttttaaaatgatttttacttattctatttttgCAAGTCTCTTTTACATCgtcttttgtgtttatttttttctttcatattttttgtatttatttgtttatttaatttatttttcaggttatgacatacatgtatatgaatgttAATTAAAGATGTTGGTATCTGAGTAGTCATCCTGCTCGCTAGCAGTGTCTGTAGCCTTCTCATCACTGATCTCAATGATGAAACGCTCacaaatagttttacctgtatTCCTTCTGCAGGTAAAAACCTGccgcaaaaataaaaaaaagtagccCGCCCTGTATTCGAACCtgcaccgtaagcttacaaatcatacgtgttaaccactagaccacgccgctactTTATCAGTTTTGCAATATATGATATTTGTCATGTATtgtgtccacctgattccctatttcattgttatgggttgatccagtattagtaaataaaggccacagttatggtgtcaccccggtatagaagtacttccgggtcgttgtatcctagaaagtagttctttgaaattttgaagttcccaatttaacgctatccctactttgacatgttaaactccaaatgtatttattgatactgactgtgtacattttttgtcatttctggtgtctttaacagttgttttatgtgtgtttttcaggattacatttctgtgcggaaggattaaaaaactacaccagactggtggccatgacagatgtcagtgggaaatttaaacatggactagatactttgatgtgtagcaaaaaagttcatcgttgatggtggtgtttttctgtgatatattgactgggatagtattactcttcagaaatacagagctgtcagtgctgcaattttgttgtgaaattcacaatccatgtccaaaagtgcccCTTtaactatacagcaaagaaggagaaattgtaccgggccgacaccttatcgcgttttgttaatacatCCGTTTGTAGCTTAAAAGGGGATGAAAATCGCCTAGATAATAACGTCCGAATATAGGttttcgtctttgttgtctgcagaTACTGAGACATTTTTTTCGGTCCGTTTTATGAACAGTCCGCAGACTTGTTGTCTGTATTAGTAACAACGCACCAAgtatcagtcacagaaattcgtaaaccgtgTCAACATGTTTCTTTAATTTCTCTTTCGATTTGAAAATGTATccttaaaagatatttttcaaaccGTGAGAGAAAGTTAAGGCCGTAgcgcaaacaaacaaaaaaaaaaaaaaaaaaaaaaaaaaaaaaaagaaaacaaaaaacaagaaaagaaaacgaGAACGCGGAGAATGCCGTCACCGTGATATCGGtatcccgtaaattttgcaaactATGGTATTCGCTATAACAGGTATGATGAAACTAAATGTAAACTTGCTGTTTTAAGTGAACAGGTTCtcgcgaagtttcactttcttttaaGATGTGGATAATTTCTTTGTAATAGGatcttttaaagataaatatcCATTGTAgtattaataaattaatgtatttgttttgatttataaggtacattgttttttaattaaattaaatgttatcatGATAGTTGACCAACATCTCGTCAAGCTTTGATACCCGTTATGAATCATATGTCTGTGGACTTAAtaagtaaaatgaaaattaattacagcttgtgaaatatttataaatcCAATTATATGTAGATTTTAAGAAAGGACGCGGTTGTGTCAGTACATGCGTCATCTAAGTAGAATATCGAGGAGTGAATATGTAGGCGGACTAATTGCATAAAATTAAAGGACTTTGACCTATTTTGGATTCACATCTCCATCTGAAACGTAAGTGACTGTTGAGGATTTTTATGACAGCTCAACCAGATGCGAGAGTACATATTTTATCCCCAGAACGCTTTGACTGTCGTGTGTTGAAATTTTTAAGCAAACTTTAGATAGAATATGTATACAAATGTGAAGAAATCTCCAAACAATATTCACAGCCGATTTGAATTAAACTTGCATTGTGGCATCTGTCTATTAAGGGCAAAAACCTGTCCGATCAGAAGCAAAGTCGTCCACTGACATTGTATTTTAATGACATTACTTTAATAACATTGAATACGCCATTGTTTTCTTCCgagtttgaatgaaaatatttacttacagaAATATTTGCACGTGGGCTCCCTATCTTCTTGTGAAATTAAATATCTTGATCGGTCACCTGAAATTGTAATATGAAAGTCTATctaaatttatataaacatattccTGCAATTTTAAATGTAACAGGCTTAATGTAAGAAAGATACTCAATTGTTGCGATTGTAGATATAACtgtgccgcaccatgagaaaaccaacatagtgcgtttgcgaactgcatggatccagaccaacctgcgcatccgcgcagtccggtcaggatccatgctgttcgcttacagtttctctaattgcaaaagactttgaaagcgaacaatctggatccatgatggtcgaaaatgcactatgttggctttctcatggcgcggctcatttgttacTTTTGACATTCTTACTAGTTAAACTGAAACAATGACaaacatatgttttatttcttttagtaCATAATGTACTTTTTTGCATTCTAATAATGCTCATTTGGACTGCCACTttaacaaagaagaaagtcaaaatatttatctctGCGATTAACAACAGTTGACGCGCAGACCTGTAAGACAGAATTACGACGTCACTTTTGACGTCAAATTGTCACCTGACGTGCGGTTCATTTCCACTTGGGTAAATGAAGTCAACATAAACttcattaaaatattcaaattagcaTAATAGAATGTCAAAATGTTTggatatttaaccactcgggctaacgcccttgTGACTCTCGTTTCATTTTTACGCAAAAGAAATCTGACCCTTGTTCAATGAGACGACAATCCGCTTGAAGGCATtgctatttcataaatttttaatAACAGTAGCCCTAACAGATTTTATAACTTTcgaatacattatttttatacaaaaatgtttcatatcaCACGTGTGATGTAAAACTCGCCAAACAGTAAATTCCGGATACTTCTGTTTTAGTCAGTCTTTTATACCTTTCCAGTTGAACACCGTTGATAGGCGAAACGGTTAAAGGATTTTCTCGTGTTACGCCTGAAACACTGTGATACGTTTTGATAAATGCCTGTCATCTTTTTATAgaattatatttgttatttggATATTTTTGACATTGACACTGGGGCCGTTAAGACTGCCAAAGCAAAcatattaattaaagtttttttatacaacttttagtattatcatgattatacaaAGATCTGATTGCATTTTGTGGGATAGCAATATTGTCAAATTTTCGTgtagttgtatttttttttatgttcggAATGTTATTTGCCCTTAAGGTCTTATGGTGTTTATACAAAAAAAGGTGTTTAGAGAATGTCAATTTCTGGTGAAAATTACGATTATTTAACGAcacttaaataaataaagtataagAAACAACATTTCATTCTACTACTTCCGCCATATTGGTATAAAGAAAGTTTTCAAGGAGTATTGATAAATTAAATACCATCGCCTAATATTTTATGTTAAGCTTCTAAAGATAAATCTGCGTCACGTGAAATGTTTACAAACAGCAATAAATGTGTCATATAGGAAATATTGcgataaatttgtttgtttgttttgggtttaacgccgttttacaacagtatttcagtcatgtaacggcgggcagttaaccagtgttcctggattctgtaccagtacaaacctgttcttcaccggtaactgccaactaccccacatgaatcaaaggtggaggactaatgatttcagacacaatgtcgtttatcaaatagtcatggagaacagcccgaggatcgaactcacgaccccgcgatccgtaataATATTTATGATGTATATGAAGTGTTGAACAATTAATCTTGTTTGTATAATCAAAACGGAGCAATATCAATAAACTAAACATAAACTCAATGTAGTCTTTGAaagcagaatttaaaaaaaaatgctttttatctAATGGTATTAAAGACACAAACATCTACGTGAAtgtgtattatcatatttgtttttCAGGTTGTCAAACGGTACCTTATAAACAATATCAAAGAAAAGCGTGTATAACAACCATTGTAATAAcaggttttaaaaaatatttaattctattCCCAATACGGAAGAGAATTTTTATCCCTAAATGAAATAATAAGATTTAAATTGACAACACAGAACCTGCGTTTTGTGTATTTCCTttattttgtgtcaaaatttCTCATTCtcactttttttgttatttaaatcaAATTGTTTTAAGAGTTTAAGAGTTTTCAGAGAATTTGTTTCGAGTAATACAAAACAATTCTCGCATTTGAATGACACTAATTGTACTTTGAAACCATCGTTTCGcatttataaatgttataaataatatgtattatatattttctcGTGCAGTCACGGATTATCATGTTTGAGTCCAATTTACAAACTAGAGTTTTCATTTTGATGCCTTTTCACCTCCGTCTTGCTTCGAAAAGTATCTTAACACACATATTAAAATTATGGCTAATTGGCCATTTTTTTAACATCTGAAAAAGTATTCTCCGATACAAAATGCCTAAGGGATCTGTATTGAAACAGAAGATGTCCCGAACTTTTCGGTAAGCAAGTATGTACAGACAATGAACATTGTATTGTTATTGAGGGTCAATATTCATAGAACAGTGATAGGATTTCTAGAGCCGCATGtctaaaatgaatattaaaatctGGTGGTTTACCATACAAAAAGTAAATATCACTTACCTGCCATATCTGATTTACATCCTTCAAAAGTAAGGAAGAGGTAGAGCAATACTCCTGTACACGCATTCATCATTTTCATTTCCGGGGCTGTTTTTGTCAGAGCTTTAAACAAACGTTTAAATCCTATACAGGTGTGTACAGTACATCATATTCAATTATACGTACAGACGAAAAAGAAAACCTCTTATTAGTATTGATAACTGAAACAGACGACCATCCTGAGTTCCCGGTTTCCAAGAAAAGTAACTTAGATCTAATATACATGAAATATGAACGATTCACCATTcgaatgaaaaaaatacaatcaCTGCAACTTAAACGGTAACATCATTATATTATACTGAAAAGGTTaactattttgaaattaattacatttcaaataataataaaaaaaataacctcaatgaagcaaaattattttcattccgTTTTCATGTGTCTGCCACAAAAGACTATTCAAAGTGCAGATATTACTTTAGTCTAGTTTATTTCTCAATATCTTAAGGTTATCATAAGCATTATTGCAGTTCATAAATTCTGTCATCACAAATTATAAAATATCTGAGTGTATTTGAACAACACGAAGGCAATAAATTATCAATGATTTAGCACAAAGAGTATCGTATACCAGCGAAAATTTCACGTAAACTCGcatgtaaataaaacaagatgCATACGCTTGTATTACGCTACTTACTTATGTAATGTAGAAGGCAGAATAACAAGGGATACACCATTAAGTGCAAAAAGAAGGAAAGACGGTAAAGCGGTTCAGTTGACACTTAAGAACGGCCTACAATGGACTCATACATCTTATtacaaaacagttattttttaaaCGGGAACGTCACATTAACTATGGAATTATAGAGGCGTTATATCCAAAACACCTTCACCTCattaaaatatatgagccgcgccgtgagaaaaccaacatagtggctttgcgaccagcatggatgcagaccagcctgcgcatacgcgcagtctagtcaggatccatgccgtttgctttcatagtctattgcaattagagaaaccgttagcgaacatcatggatcctgacaagactgcgcgtatgcgcaggctggtctgcatccatgctggtcgcaaagtcactatgctggttttcgcacggcgcggctcatatattttaatGAAGTGAAGGAGTTttaaacccattatgttggttttctcatgacgcgacTCATATACATCGCTAATACagaaatcaatatatttagaGAAAACAACAAGGTATAActtaaaaacaaaagacttaagTTTGCCAAGTCGGCACTGATGATGACTGGAGAGACACCATACGATTCTAAGAAAATTTAAGCTGTATTTTTTCTTTCACTGTAGTGCATCTGATATTTCACCAATTTAAACGGGTTAACgaataacatatttaaaataagcGTAATAACGTTAAACATTGTATCTCATATATCATACATCGTAAATGAAGGACTTCATACACCAACAGTTACAATCATTAGTGTGACAACTTTACATACGTCTGTGTTAGCCTTATATAATATCACCGCTTAATATTCTCAACGGATACACTATTTATGATTGGACATGGCTGCATGttgttttataagatattttgatttgttttgtatAAGTGTGCGGCAGAGATTTTTGCTTAAAGGGAtaggcaatgttgttttgatgatCATCAcatctgctgggatttctttaaacatttaaataagtgaaagaattttcaaaatcgacttaaaaatgagaaagttatgagcacctacatatttgatcaaaattgctgccattttgtttccatggcaacaaaaacaaaacaaaatggcagTATGTTTTTAATTTCTAGACAcgaatttgaattgtatttactaGTTTCTGTAAAACAGTTTGCCGccataatgaaagaaattaccatatttCACAAACTACGAGTACACTCAAGAAACCTACAAAATTGATCTATTTGAAAGGTTATTAGCTAAATTAAGAAtgcagcagtgtgtaaatgacgtcataaacacacaaaatggctgcctccatgatcagcaattcttttaaaattcaaaCTGTCATATCCTTTTTAATAATGGCTCGATTTCAAACATTCTTTCAGTGTTATGGAAGGCTTGGgaatggctttcatatgaaattagcTTCTTGTCAGGCTTTTTCCTTGTCAAGCTTTAAGATAATTTATGTCGTTATTTAAAAGATTGTTTCGTCATTTGATgacttttatttaagaaatattttttgctgCATTGGCACACAAATTTGCAAATAGGCGCTTCGACTTTATACCACAATATTTAAGTATCAGTTATCTACAATGCACCATTCATGAATACAGAGACTGAAAAACTTTGGTTCTAATTAGCGAAGTAGTTTCCGAAGAAAATAGAGTTGAAGAGTAAGtgatatgtgtgtgtgtgtgtgtgtcctagtgataaagcgaagttataaattttgtggcgGTAGTACCAGCTTGCTTATTACTTGCACTCTCCCagagtttttattattttgttcctTCAGATCCTGGAGCCTAATAATCATTATTTATAACAGTGCTCCCTTAAAAAGTTTTCGATGGGCGTGAAGTGTGTATACATATTCCTCTCTTGGACAGCCTCGACTAAACTGGATATGGTAATGTTTTGTTGCATCCCATACGTCCACAGAAGCTTTTAAAAAAGGTTCTTTTACCATAACATAGAACATGAACATAAAGTGATACGTAGCCGTTAAGTTATACGAATCAAGCGTGTGACGAGGAGTTCATTCTTAATCTTctgttattaattttaaaaagtaacacatgatgaaatttaatgtttgacatCCTTTATGTTCATTGTAATAAATATTGCCTTCGCAGTCGTTCCCGTTATCATTTCcttttttcttcagaaatttAATTTCGTCCGTAAGCAATTCTATGTGAAATCAAATGTACCAAACAACTCCTCTCTCATCAGCTGTAACATACTAGGATAGATTCGTATACTTCCGGCGTCATTATTAACGATGGAATCTACTATGTTTGATTGCCGTAACTCAGGACAACTTGTTCTCGTAACTAatgttacggtcgcttacgcatagcgTGTAAGTTTAAAACCAACCTCTGACAATTGCGTCAGGGAGTCGACGTTTTGGCTCAGTTGTTAGAACATTGGACTTCCACCCGCATGGTCCGGGATTGAATCCCACCAAAGGCAGTTTGGCCTTTTCATCATTGAACAAATCTGTCCTCTTTAATTTGTATTATGGCAAGAAGTCGTAACTCGTCAGAGATACGGACTTTATCTCGTGCCGAAAATGGTACTTTCTATCCCGAAATGGCTTACATATCATCATTAATGATTACTCCTTTTAAGAGGGGAAATGTAACGGCCGCTTAATCATAGTTTGAAAGTTTAAAACCAATCCctgcgtcagggagtcgactctttggctcagtgggtAGAACATTGAACTTCCACCCATGCGACCCCGGTTCGAATAAAGCCTCAGGCACTAGGGATTTTTCGTCATAAGAATTCTTTCTCTTCAATTTATGTTAAACAATTTATCTCTTTTTAACAGTGGTAGGTCTTCGTGACCGTTTAGATTGTTCCCCATCAACAAATATGTGACAACAAACCTATCAAATTCTCAAAAGTATGTTTTTATTCTGTTATGATTTTACTAAGGTATTTAAAGACAAAATACTGAACTACTTGTTTTTCTTTGCAAAGTAAAGAAGCGGGGGTGTATTTGTAGCATCTCAATTTGAATGTAAAGTCGCAAAAGAATAAGAATGTCATATTGTTTTAAGTCAATACTTTATTGAAGCAGCAAGCAATtctaacaaacaaaataacaacagTCAACAGTTAAACACAGCACATTGCTAGAGCTTATGCGAAAGAgtatattaaattcaaaatctcGTCGGCATCAAGTTCTGTCATATATTTCCTTGAGCATCTGTAAGAACCATATATAACAGGGTGGAGTTGTCAAGTCAATGCAGGTTAGTAAGCTGTAAGATTAAATATATAAAGAACTATAACAACATATAAAAGACGCATGTTACAACAGAATGCGTAAATActataaattatgttaaaagacTAGTAACTTCAATGTAAGTTATTCATAATGTTTGCAATTTACGCTCTACTTTTTATGTATCTTTGGAAACACTGcggtacaaagaaaaaaaaactccaatAGATGTTCACCAAAAAAAGATTAGTAATAATCATGGCATACTTCTGAAAATAACCTGTTTGTAAATTTGTTTTGCGGGATCGTATATAAATTAACGTACAAAAAGTGATTCTTACATTTCATCAGAGAAACACCACCACCTGCACCTCCTCCAAAACCACCACCAATTCCTCCACCTATACCACCAGCGGCTCCACCTCCAATGCTTCCCCCACCAACTCCTCCACCAATTCCACCGCCAAAACCAGCACCAGATCCGCCCCCACTAACAATACTGACTACAGGGCCACCTCTTGCGCCTCCCATTCCCCCGTATCCACCGCCATAGCCTCCTCCAAATCCTCCTGCAGATCCGCCTCCATAATTTCCAGCTCCTgtgtttaataaaaataaaatttaagaaatactGATATGCACTAGCTAGACATTTATAAGACATGTATCATATAGGGCCATATCACCAATCCTGCTATTTGGGCAAATCAAgatttaatatatacaataattCAGACTGAcagataatttataacaaaagcaACGCTTTTAAAACTTCGACATGTACATGAAATTTAGGAAATGAAACCTTTCGTGTTGTATGTTTCGATCGACTGGTTTGTTAAATAGTTTATTATGATTTCTCACCGGCTCCACCGGCTCCACCTCCAATTTCGCCTCCAACAATAATAACTCCGCCTTCAGTACTGATTCCCATACTACCACCCCCACCTATGCCATATCCACCTGTATTATACAAAATGAGGATACAGTTTCAAATAAACTCCTGTGATTACGTTTGATACATTAGCTAATAATCTATAACAATCGTATTAGATTTATCTTATAAAAGAAATGTTCATACCTCCGTATCCGCCACTGTAAGATCCGCCTCCAGTCATTCCACCCATTTCTACGTAACCGCCCCCATAACCACCACCGTATCCGCCTCCATAAACTCCACCTCGTCTCATGCCACCCATTATTCCATACCCACTCCCATATCCACCGCCGTAACCACCTCCATATCCGCCACCAGTGCCtttaatatatatctatattatacTAGTTATGGATGTCATGACATTAGTCGTGCATGATATCTTATTAACAGAAAAGTACAAAGCAAATATTGCATTAGAAATAGCTATATAGATCATATTTTTGTTGGTGGGGGgcgtataaaatatattaaagctTTATGTAAGTAACCCTTAAaagtcaaaatatgcattttcaaaaaacgtaCCACCGACTCCACCGGATGATAGACTTATTACTACACCGCCGCTGCTACCACCTTGTCCGCCTCCCATTCCAGTGTATCCACCCCCGTAGCCACCACCAAAACCGCCACCGT encodes:
- the LOC123562646 gene encoding uncharacterized protein LOC123562646 gives rise to the protein MRTFIILSLLVGTALAVGKGGYGYEGGYGGGFGGGGGSSGGGVVIVTGGGGGAGGGIGGGIGGGVSGGSIGGVGGSGGAGGGFGGGIGGGVGGGSIGGVGVGGGTGGGVVLVTGGGIGGGNIGGGYGGGYGGGYGGGMGGGKYGGGMGGGYGGGFGGGYGGGYTGMGGGQGGSSGGVVISLSSGGVGGTGGGYGGGYGGGYGSGYGIMGGMRRGGVYGGGYGGGYGGGYVEMGGMTGGGSYSGGYGGGYGIGGGGSMGISTEGGVIIVGGEIGGGAGGAGAGNYGGGSAGGFGGGYGGGYGGMGGARGGPVVSIVSGGGSGAGFGGGIGGGVGGGSIGGGAAGGIGGGIGGGFGGGAGGGVSLMKSY